The segment TAAAAGATTAAGTGCTTCTCCTCAAGAGGCAACTGTCTGGACGGCTGCAGTAACTAGTTTAAAAATGGAAGCAGAAGGACCTTTCCAACGTACTTTGCAAGAGGTTAATAATCTTATTGATAATAAATATAAGAAGTAAAATTCAATTGTTAAATCTTATTTTTTAGCAGTTTTTAGGTCTTCGATCAAACTATATTAAAGAAAAAAGCCTTTCTCATTTTTTAATCTCTTCATAAGGGATAACATGCAAACTTTTTTCCTTTAATTTTACAGATACTTCCTCTCCTATAGAAAATATTTTATGCTCCTGAGGATTAGCAATCTCTACGGTGAGGAGATTTTTTTCAGTTTTAATTTCGTATACCATCCTAGAACCAAGATAAATCACCTGACTGATTATACCATTAATAGCCTCTGGTTTCTTAGGTTCGAGTTCAGTAGATTCAGGCCTGATAACCAGAAAAATTCTATCTCCTTCAGTGAAGATCTTCTTAGGTGTAGACACTTTATACTTTAACCCTTCTATATCAACCTCAATTTCTTTCTGAGATAAAATAGTGGCTACTTTTCCTTCTAAAAAGTTTGCTTTGCCAATAAAATCAGCTACAAAATAATTGACCGGGTGAGCATAGATTTCTTGAGGAGTACCTATCTGCTGAATCTTACCTGCATTCATAATAACTACTCGGTCAGAAAGAGTCACCGCCTCTTCCTGATCATGAGTAACATACACCGAAGTTATGCCAACTCTCTGCTGTATTTTTCTAATCTCTAATCGGGTAGATACTCGCATCTTGGCATCAAGATTGGAAAGAGGCTCATCAAGTAATAATACTTTAGGTTCCATAATTAAAGAGCGGGCTAAACTAACCCGTTGCTGCTGACCTCCAGAAAGCTGCGAAGGCGACCTGTCACCTAATTCTTTCAAACCTACCAGATTCATGATCTTCTCTGTTCTTTCTCGAATAGCCTTTTCTTTCTCTTGATGAATCTTTAATCCGTAGGCAATATTTTGATATACGGTCATGTGCGGAAATAGAGCATAATTTTGAAACACCATCGTAGTGGGTCGTCGATTTGGAGGAGTGGTAGTAACATCTTCTCCGTCAATAAATATTTTCCCGGAAGTGGGAAGTTCAAAGCCAGATATCATACGAAGAGCAGTAGTCTTCCCGCACCCAGAAGGTCCTAAAAGAGTAACTAACTCTCCTTTTTTTACTTCTAAATTGACTTTATCTACCGCTGTAACACTTTTTTTCCCACTTCCAAAAATTTTCTCTAAATTTTCAAGAACAAGATAATCCTGTTTCATAAAAAAATCCTTTCCTTTTTCTTAATAATTAGCCAACAATGTCAATAGTTCTTACGCCTTTTCCAATACGATTGACAATTAACTGGATAATCCCTAAGGCAATTAAAACAATAACAATCAACAAATTGCACATCGCTGCTGCTTGTGCATACCTGCTATTATCTACAAAACCCAGTATAGCTATGGTAATTAAATTCCATTTACCCGATACGACAAAAATTACCGCACTGATAGCCGTCATAGCTTTTACAAAATTATAGGCAAGACCGGAGAAAAAAGCGGGGGCAATCATCGGTAAAGTAATCCTGCGAAAAGTAGTATTACTATCTGCACCCAGATCAGTTGAGGCTTCCTCGATAGAAGGGTCAATTTGCTGCAGAGCAGCAATTCCAGAGCGTATCCCTACCGGCATATTTCTAAATACCAAAAGAATGATGATAATCCAAGCTGTTCCGGTCATGATAAAAGGAAACAGTACAGTTCTTTGGTTAAATGCCAAGATATACCCTATGCCAACTACCGTCCCGGGAACCGCAAAAGTAAGCATGGAGATAAATTCCATTACCCCCCGGCCAATAAATTTTTTCCTTATCACCAGAAAAGAGATAAAAATGCCTATAATACCCGCTATTGGTGTAGCCACAGATGAAAGAACTAAGGAATCAATTAAATAATCTTTGCCCACTTGAAACATTTCTACATAATGTTTTAGAGTTAAGGTGGAGTTAACTCCCCAGAGAGTCTGAAAAGAACCATGAACGATGGTTCCGTAAAAAAGAAACACCAGTCCGGTAAAAATAATACAACAGGTATAGACCGGTAGTTTTATATACCATTCCAACTGTTTAATGGTGGCACCGGTAGGTTTTCCGGTAACTGTAATATAAGATTTTCGAGAAACCCAGTATTTTTGCAGAAAAAAAGCAACTATGGTAGGGATGAATAAAAGTATGGCCAGAGTAGAACCCCGAGACAAATCGTACATTCCGGTAATTTGCAAAAAAGCTTGAACTGAAAGAACTCGATAATTTCCGGAGATAACCATAGGATTTCCGAAATCAGCTAAAGATTGGATAAATACCAAAAGCCAGGCACTAGCAATGCCTGGTGTAGCTAAAGGTAAAGTAATAGTAGAGAACACTTTTGCCCTTGAAGCTCCCAAATCCATAGAAGCCTCTTCTAATGATGGGTCAATAGCTTGAAGAATACCGTAAAGAACCAAAAAAGCTGTCGGGGCATAAGCGATAGTTTCAACCAGTATCAATCCTCCCAACCCATATATGGTATAGTTTCCAATAATTTTAGTTAAAAGGGGATTTAGATTCCCCGCTCTCCCAAAGAGCAGAATGGCTGATAGTGCCACTACAAAGGGAGGAGAAATAATGGGAAAGGTTGCAGTCATCCGAAAAAAATTTTTAAAGGGCATCGGAGTCCTGGTAAGGGCATAAGAAAAGATAAATCCAATTACAGTACCTATGGTTGCAGTGTACACTCCTAAAAGCATACTATTTAAAAAGGGTTGATAATAATATCTTTTGGAAAAAATTGCGAAATAGTTGGAAAGATTCCATTGTTTATCAATAAATAAGCTCGTTTTAAAGACTTGAAATATCGGAAATACTACAAAGACTATCAGGCAATAAAAAATCGCCAGAATAGATACAAATAGCAACGGTTCTTTCCATATTAAGCGTAGATTTCCGGTGACTTCCTGTATTTTTCTCTTTGAGCTACTCATATTTTCCGCCCTATAATAATATTTATGGCAATAATATAATAATCCCTGCTACTACAATAATTAGCCAGTAACAGGGATTATTTTTCCTCTATTACTTCATTGCTCTACTTTGATTATTTTCCTATTCTATCTCTCCAAGCAGTAACCAATTCATCTTTGTGCTCGCCTGCCCAGATTGCGTCATAGTCGATTAATTTTACTTTATCTAAAGTTACTGAACCTTCGGCAACTGTTGCTTTCGGATTTACCGGTAAACGGTTATATTTCTGGAATAAATCCTGGGCTTTTTTGGTAAAACACCAGTCAATAAATTGCTTTGCTAATTCCGGTTCCGGTCCGCCTTTAATTAAAGATAATCCTCCTACTTCATAACCAGTTCCTTCTAAGGGGAAGGTCATAACCACTGGATATCCTTCATTTACACCTTTGGCGAGGATATCGTGGGAGAAAGCAATACCAACTGCTATTTCACCTAATCCTACCATCGGTATACATCCGGTTCCGGATTTTGTATACTGAAAAATACTTTGCTTATCAAATTCTTCCCACCAATTCAGGGCTTTTTCCAGACCAACCATTTGGACCAGAGTTGCATAAGTAGTGTAGGAAGTACCAGAAGTATAGGGATAAGCTATCGCAACGTTTTGTTTGAAAGCTGGGTTTAAAAGATGAGACCAGGAAGTCGGTGCTTCTACATTATGTTCCTTTAAAAAATTCACATTAGATACAAAGCCGATTGCCCCGGTGTAAAATCCGGTCCAAGCCCAATCCTTTGCATGTAAAATATCTTTTAATTCAAAATCGGTATTAGGTTTATACGGTTCAAGTAATCCTTTAGATGCTGCATTTATATGAGAGGTATTGGAACCTGCATGCCACATGCTTGCTTGAGGATTAGCCGCTTCTGCTTCTATTCGGGCTAATACTTCACCGGAAGACATTCTCACCCATTCTACATCAATTCCCGTTTCTTTCTCAAAAGCCTCAATGTAATACTGAGCTTCTTCGGTATCAAATGCTGTATACATATGAAGCACCTTGCCTGCTGCCAGACCTGTTACTAAAATACTGCACAACATAACAATAACCATTAATAATGTAAAAGTTAATTTTTTCATGAAAACCTCCTAATTTAATTTCTTTTGTAATGTTTACCATACAGGAATATATCATCTTTATATTCCTGTATATAATATACTGTACTTTTTGTTAACCTCCCTTCTTTTTTTATAAATAATTTTAAAAAATAGTATTTTTTAAAATTATTTTATCTTTTATAATATTAGCAGTCTGCCTTGGGGATTAAATTTTCTATATAAGGTTTTTCTTATCTCTTGTCTTTCTCTGTAAGACCTTTGGTGATCATAACCATTTTTCTGCCATGGCGGAGAAGTAAAGAGTCCTTGATTAAATACCTGTAAAAGCCAATCTTCATATTCACCTTTATATTTTCTTTTAATAAATCTTTGAAATGCTCCGGGGAAATCATGCCATGCTTTCTGTTCTTGACCTGGAGGCGTAGGATAAAAAAGCCCGTTATTTGCTTTAACTGCTTTTAAATCGCCTCCACCATCACCAATCATCATCACCTGATCATCTTCATACTTGCCTGCTTTTTTGGCAATCTCAATATGATGCTGTTTTGACCCCATTTCCTGACCAGCAATAATCTGAGCGTATTGAGCAATCCCTTGAGCTTCCCAATAGTTTGCTAAATCTGAGTATGGTGTTTTAGAAACAATTAATATATCAGCAGATTGAGTAATTAATTCTAAACATTCTTTTACTTGATTAAAAGGCGGCATCTTTGCAGAAATATAGGGAAATGTTCTGTTAACTGCTTCACTCCATCCTAAAAGTTTATATAAAGCAAAATTTTTGGGATTTTTATGGATAAATCCTTCCAAACTTGGATTCCCCAAACCTAATTTATTTTCCTTGGTATAAGCGATATATTCATTCAGGGATTTTATATCGGGTAGCTTGACATGCCTTTCCTGTACCACTCGCTGAACATCTGCTCTATTTTGAAGAGCGGTAAGGATAAGTTGAATGGCAATAAATCTATTACACCCTCTATCTATAGAAAAAAGATTATAATATTCGGCAATTTCCCGGAAGTAAGATTCAATCTCCCATAATTGGTAAAATTCCATAAATTGAGGGTGAAAAATTAACATCTGTTTTCCATTCATATTGTCGGTAACACAACCGTCGGTATCGATAGCAACCAAAAAATCTTTTGTTCTTTTAAATTTTCTTAATTGTTGTTCCGCGTCTTCCTTTATCTGTTCTTCGGTAAGCCTGGGTAAAGCCATTATTTCCTTTCCTTTCTAATACAAGTAATAAGTAATATGTAATTAGTAATAAAACTATAGTTCTGGATTTATAGAAACAGGTTACTTGTTACTGGTTACTAGTTACTGATTACTTATTACTTATTACTTCTTTCTATCCTCTACTGGTACATATTCTTCGCATTTCTTCGTAATATATATCTCTTTAAATTTTGCAAATCGAGGTAAGGGTTCACCGATTAAAGGTAAAGCCCAATTTATAAATTCATCGGTTACGTCTACCCTATTGGAGCAAATCCATTTTTTGGGAAATTCCCTTTCTGAATTTGCCACGATATCTAATGGTATTTTACCATAATTTACCTTATAAGGTAAATTAGGATTTCTTATAATTGTGGACATAAAAGCATTTTCTCCTGATAAGGCAATTTTAACGGCATATGCCCCCACCTGATAAGCCTCATTTCTATCAACGTTGGATACATAGGCAATCTCTCTCCTTTGGCGGGTACCTGGCCTTTCTG is part of the Candidatus Atribacteria bacterium genome and harbors:
- a CDS encoding iron ABC transporter permease codes for the protein MSSSKRKIQEVTGNLRLIWKEPLLFVSILAIFYCLIVFVVFPIFQVFKTSLFIDKQWNLSNYFAIFSKRYYYQPFLNSMLLGVYTATIGTVIGFIFSYALTRTPMPFKNFFRMTATFPIISPPFVVALSAILLFGRAGNLNPLLTKIIGNYTIYGLGGLILVETIAYAPTAFLVLYGILQAIDPSLEEASMDLGASRAKVFSTITLPLATPGIASAWLLVFIQSLADFGNPMVISGNYRVLSVQAFLQITGMYDLSRGSTLAILLFIPTIVAFFLQKYWVSRKSYITVTGKPTGATIKQLEWYIKLPVYTCCIIFTGLVFLFYGTIVHGSFQTLWGVNSTLTLKHYVEMFQVGKDYLIDSLVLSSVATPIAGIIGIFISFLVIRKKFIGRGVMEFISMLTFAVPGTVVGIGYILAFNQRTVLFPFIMTGTAWIIIILLVFRNMPVGIRSGIAALQQIDPSIEEASTDLGADSNTTFRRITLPMIAPAFFSGLAYNFVKAMTAISAVIFVVSGKWNLITIAILGFVDNSRYAQAAAMCNLLIVIVLIALGIIQLIVNRIGKGVRTIDIVG
- a CDS encoding HAD family hydrolase → MALPRLTEEQIKEDAEQQLRKFKRTKDFLVAIDTDGCVTDNMNGKQMLIFHPQFMEFYQLWEIESYFREIAEYYNLFSIDRGCNRFIAIQLILTALQNRADVQRVVQERHVKLPDIKSLNEYIAYTKENKLGLGNPSLEGFIHKNPKNFALYKLLGWSEAVNRTFPYISAKMPPFNQVKECLELITQSADILIVSKTPYSDLANYWEAQGIAQYAQIIAGQEMGSKQHHIEIAKKAGKYEDDQVMMIGDGGGDLKAVKANNGLFYPTPPGQEQKAWHDFPGAFQRFIKRKYKGEYEDWLLQVFNQGLFTSPPWQKNGYDHQRSYRERQEIRKTLYRKFNPQGRLLIL
- a CDS encoding ABC transporter ATP-binding protein, with amino-acid sequence MKQDYLVLENLEKIFGSGKKSVTAVDKVNLEVKKGELVTLLGPSGCGKTTALRMISGFELPTSGKIFIDGEDVTTTPPNRRPTTMVFQNYALFPHMTVYQNIAYGLKIHQEKEKAIRERTEKIMNLVGLKELGDRSPSQLSGGQQQRVSLARSLIMEPKVLLLDEPLSNLDAKMRVSTRLEIRKIQQRVGITSVYVTHDQEEAVTLSDRVVIMNAGKIQQIGTPQEIYAHPVNYFVADFIGKANFLEGKVATILSQKEIEVDIEGLKYKVSTPKKIFTEGDRIFLVIRPESTELEPKKPEAINGIISQVIYLGSRMVYEIKTEKNLLTVEIANPQEHKIFSIGEEVSVKLKEKSLHVIPYEEIKK
- a CDS encoding ABC transporter substrate-binding protein, which codes for MVIVMLCSILVTGLAAGKVLHMYTAFDTEEAQYYIEAFEKETGIDVEWVRMSSGEVLARIEAEAANPQASMWHAGSNTSHINAASKGLLEPYKPNTDFELKDILHAKDWAWTGFYTGAIGFVSNVNFLKEHNVEAPTSWSHLLNPAFKQNVAIAYPYTSGTSYTTYATLVQMVGLEKALNWWEEFDKQSIFQYTKSGTGCIPMVGLGEIAVGIAFSHDILAKGVNEGYPVVMTFPLEGTGYEVGGLSLIKGGPEPELAKQFIDWCFTKKAQDLFQKYNRLPVNPKATVAEGSVTLDKVKLIDYDAIWAGEHKDELVTAWRDRIGK